Proteins from a genomic interval of Oncorhynchus clarkii lewisi isolate Uvic-CL-2024 chromosome 13, UVic_Ocla_1.0, whole genome shotgun sequence:
- the LOC139423952 gene encoding G-protein coupled estrogen receptor 1, whose protein sequence is MIRDLRSKDTGSMEVQTTSLVQVYVNGTEQLNTSYDYNVTDASENPDTYQFYTIGLFLSCLYTILLFPIGFIGNILILVVNLNHREKMTIPDLYFVNLAVADLILVADSLIEVFNLNEKYYEYAVLCTFMSLFLQVNMYSSIFFLTWMSFDRYVALASSMSSSPLRTMQHAKLSCSLIWMASILATLLPFTIVQTQHRGEVHFCFANVFEIQWLEVTIGFLVPFSVIGLCYSLIVRILMRAQKHRGLWPRRQKALRMIGVVVLVFFICWLPENIFISIQLLHGTDDPAQRSTFSGHLWHDYPLTGHIVNLAAFSNSCLNPIIYSFLGETFRDKLRLFIKQKASWSVLYRFCHHTLDLHIPVRSEVSEV, encoded by the coding sequence ATGATTCGGGACCTTCGAAGCAAAGACACAGGCAGTATGGAAGTGCAgaccacctctctggttcaggtATATGTCAACGGTACGGAGCAACTAAACACCTCATACGACTACAACGTCACGGACGCGTCTGAGAACCCAGACACCTATCAGTTCTACACCATCGGCCTCTTCCTCTCCTGCCTCTACACCATCCTCCTCTTTCCCATCGGCTTCATTGGGAATATACTCATCCTGGTGGTCAACCTCAACCACAGGGAGAAGATGACCATCCCGGACCTCTACTTTGTCAACCTGGCGGTCGCAGACCTCATCCTGGTGGCAGACTCCCTCATCGAGGTCTTCAACCTCAATGAGAAGTACTATGAGTACGCTGTTCTGTGTACCTTCATGTCCTTATTCCTGCAGGTCAACATGTACAGCAGCATCTTTTTCCTGACATGGATGAGCTTTGACCGCTACGTGGCTCTGGCCAGCTCCATGAGCAGCAGTCCTTTGAGGACCATGCAGCATGCCAAGCTCAGCTGCAGCCTCATCTGGATGGCCTCCATCCTGGCTACGCTGCTCCCCTTCACCATTGTCCAGACCCAGCACCGCGGCGAGGTGCACTTCTGCTTCGCCAATGTCTTTGAGATCCAGTGGTTAGAGGTGACCATCGGCTTCCTGGTGCCCTTCTCCGTCATCGGCCTGTGCTACTCGCTGATCGTGCGTATCTTGATGCGGGCGCAGAAGCACCGGGGCCTGTGGCCTCGCAGACAGAAAGCCCTGAGGATGATCggggtggtggtgctggtgttCTTCATCTGCTGGCTGCCTGAGAACATCTTCATCAGCATCCAGCTGCTGCATGGCACAGACGACCCGGCCCAGCGCAGCACCTTCAGCGGCCACCTGTGGCACGACTACCCGCTGACGGGCCACATCGTCAACCTGGCCGCCTTCTCCAACAGCTGCCTCAACCCCATCATCTACAGCTTCCTGGGGGAGACCTTCAGGGACAAGCTAAGACTCTTCATCAAGCAGAAGGCCAGCTGGTCCGTGCTCTACCGCTTCTGCCACCACACCCTAGATTTACACATACCTGTGAGGAGTGAGGTGTCGGAGGTGTAA